One Streptomyces mobaraensis NBRC 13819 = DSM 40847 DNA segment encodes these proteins:
- a CDS encoding response regulator, with protein MSIRILLADDQEAVRIGFRLILDSQPDMEVVGEAEDGRQTVELAGRLRPDVVLADIRMPRLDGLEVTRLLAGPDVPDPLRVVVVTTFDLDEYVHTALRNGACGFLLKRSSPTLLVEAVRAAMAGDAMVSPSVTVRLLRQLRAPEPPRAEPPAEALTEREAEIARFVAKGLTNAEIGAELFISPGTVKTHLAHVQRKLGVRNRVGIAAWAWDNRAAS; from the coding sequence ATGAGCATCCGCATACTCCTCGCCGACGACCAGGAAGCGGTCCGCATCGGCTTCCGGCTGATCCTCGATTCGCAGCCGGACATGGAGGTCGTCGGTGAGGCCGAGGACGGGCGGCAGACCGTCGAACTGGCCGGCAGGCTGCGGCCGGACGTCGTCCTGGCGGACATCCGGATGCCGCGCCTGGACGGGCTGGAGGTCACCCGGCTGCTGGCGGGCCCGGACGTGCCTGACCCGCTGCGGGTGGTCGTGGTGACGACGTTCGACCTCGACGAGTACGTGCACACCGCGCTCCGCAACGGGGCGTGCGGCTTCCTGCTCAAGCGGTCGAGCCCGACGCTGCTGGTGGAGGCGGTCCGGGCGGCGATGGCCGGGGACGCCATGGTCAGCCCGTCGGTGACGGTCCGTCTGCTGCGGCAGCTGCGGGCGCCCGAGCCGCCGCGCGCGGAGCCGCCCGCCGAGGCGCTGACCGAACGGGAGGCGGAGATCGCCCGGTTCGTGGCCAAGGGCCTGACGAACGCCGAGATCGGCGCCGAACTCTTCATCTCCCCCGGCACGGTGAAGACACACCTCGCCCACGTCCAGCGCAAGCTCGGCGTCCGCAACCGGGTCGGGATCGCGGCGTGGGCGTGGGACAACCGGGCGGCGTCCTGA
- a CDS encoding ArsR/SmtB family transcription factor: protein MGSVTVCALPDFDAELTAAGRTHAGGGQPQGPLAQLYSRSTSPDLAAGVDSQYLSHLFARRSPTPFTKALAEGDERAGRVLAHAVDQLRSTVIEPHRSRIRSAVATRSVALSHVYVDGGASAMLRRLGHGIRLRRGVLELPTAFDADLELGQGSLRIQAVALNQGVTLAEPAGDLLTVRIPAGTAPRTDPGHQAALQSLLGTGRAEALTRIVMSGGVTGRQLASLLGVSNAAASRHAAVLRHAGLIRTLRRGQAVTHVATPLGYHLTQPETTSGP, encoded by the coding sequence TTGGGCAGCGTCACTGTCTGCGCCCTCCCGGACTTCGACGCCGAACTGACAGCGGCCGGCAGGACCCACGCCGGCGGCGGGCAACCCCAGGGCCCCCTGGCGCAGCTCTACTCGCGCAGCACCTCTCCGGATCTCGCTGCCGGCGTCGACTCCCAGTACCTCTCCCACTTGTTCGCCCGCCGCAGCCCCACGCCCTTCACCAAAGCCCTCGCCGAGGGCGACGAGCGGGCCGGCCGCGTCCTGGCCCACGCCGTCGACCAGCTGCGCAGCACCGTCATCGAGCCGCATCGCTCAAGGATCCGGTCCGCGGTCGCGACCCGGTCCGTCGCCCTGTCCCACGTCTACGTCGACGGCGGAGCCTCGGCGATGCTCCGGCGTCTCGGGCACGGAATCAGGCTCCGCCGAGGCGTCCTGGAGCTGCCGACGGCCTTCGACGCGGACCTCGAACTCGGCCAGGGCTCACTTCGGATCCAGGCGGTGGCCCTCAACCAAGGGGTCACCCTGGCCGAGCCGGCCGGCGATCTCCTGACCGTCCGGATCCCCGCGGGAACGGCCCCACGAACCGACCCGGGCCACCAGGCGGCACTTCAATCCCTGCTCGGCACCGGCAGAGCGGAAGCACTCACGCGCATCGTCATGTCCGGAGGAGTCACCGGCAGGCAACTGGCCTCCCTGCTCGGCGTGTCGAACGCCGCGGCCAGTCGGCACGCCGCGGTGCTACGGCATGCCGGCCTGATCCGTACCCTGCGGAGAGGGCAGGCCGTCACGCACGTCGCGACCCCCCTGGGCTACCACCTGACACAGCCGGAAACCACTTCCGGGCCTTGA
- a CDS encoding sensor histidine kinase, with protein sequence MEPTGKRRPGRRAVVRAGCGTAGVGVVAAGAAALPGAGGMAVGTMTVSALLTLAATGWWPRDARRLALTAVAVAAVCGLGTVFAGPGATTEGSPAIKLALVEYASGTWLVLLVTRALPLRRSAALWLVLGVAVATLLLRADAYDGALEAAGQSVFLSAGPLAAGALGNGLYTAGERRARSVREARRAQRLELAADLHDFVAHDVSGIVALAQAAQVVHGARPEQVPPLLRQIEEAGVRALGAMDRTVHMLRDGDGRLSAAGSGPDAPVADDAGARAAAYGLDDVPGVVERFRASGTADVRLADELPPERRADVPREVAATAHRVVVEALTNVRRHAPGAERVRVVLSCGGGGSRESAGSREDGLAGASLSVSVTDSGRGAAGARAGRPSAGERRSGLGLAGLAERVEALGGVLTAGGCGEGAGWEVRAEFPLRW encoded by the coding sequence ATGGAGCCTACAGGGAAGCGGCGGCCCGGCCGCCGGGCCGTCGTCAGGGCCGGTTGCGGCACCGCAGGGGTGGGAGTGGTGGCGGCGGGGGCCGCGGCGCTGCCCGGCGCCGGGGGGATGGCGGTCGGCACGATGACGGTGTCGGCCCTGCTCACCCTGGCGGCGACGGGCTGGTGGCCCCGCGACGCGCGCCGGCTCGCCCTGACGGCGGTGGCCGTGGCGGCGGTGTGCGGGCTCGGCACCGTGTTCGCCGGTCCCGGCGCGACCACCGAAGGGTCCCCCGCGATCAAGCTGGCCCTCGTCGAGTACGCGTCCGGCACCTGGCTCGTCCTCCTGGTCACCCGGGCGCTTCCGCTCCGGCGGTCGGCCGCGCTCTGGCTGGTGCTGGGAGTGGCCGTGGCCACGCTGCTGCTGCGGGCGGACGCCTACGACGGGGCGCTGGAGGCCGCCGGGCAGTCCGTCTTCCTGTCGGCCGGGCCGCTGGCCGCCGGCGCGCTCGGCAACGGCCTGTACACGGCCGGGGAGCGGCGGGCGCGCAGCGTACGGGAGGCCCGCCGGGCCCAGCGGCTCGAACTCGCCGCCGACCTGCACGACTTCGTCGCCCACGACGTCTCCGGCATCGTCGCCCTCGCGCAGGCCGCGCAGGTCGTCCACGGGGCGCGGCCCGAGCAGGTGCCGCCGCTGCTGCGGCAGATCGAGGAGGCGGGGGTGCGGGCGCTGGGGGCCATGGACCGTACGGTGCACATGCTGCGTGACGGGGACGGGCGGCTCTCCGCCGCCGGCTCCGGGCCGGACGCGCCGGTGGCCGACGACGCCGGCGCCCGGGCGGCGGCGTACGGGCTGGACGACGTGCCGGGGGTCGTGGAGCGGTTCCGGGCGTCCGGCACGGCGGATGTGCGGCTGGCGGACGAACTGCCGCCCGAGCGGCGGGCGGACGTGCCGCGCGAGGTCGCGGCGACCGCGCACCGCGTCGTCGTCGAGGCGCTGACCAATGTGCGGCGGCACGCTCCCGGGGCGGAGCGGGTGCGGGTCGTCCTGTCCTGCGGGGGCGGCGGGTCCCGCGAGTCCGCCGGGTCCCGCGAGGACGGCCTGGCGGGGGCGTCGTTGTCCGTTTCGGTCACGGACTCCGGGCGCGGGGCGGCCGGGGCACGCGCGGGCCGGCCGTCGGCCGGCGAGCGGCGGAGCGGGTTGGGGCTGGCGGGGCTTGCCGAGCGGGTGGAGGCGTTGGGTGGGGTGTTGACGGCGGGGGGCTGCGGTGAGGGTGCGGGGTGGGAGGTGCGGGCGGAGTTTCCGTTGCGGTGGTGA
- a CDS encoding FAD-dependent monooxygenase, producing MPACDPGGDAADVRVPVLVVGGGPAGLAASLALSRYGVRHLLVNKHRGTAHTPRAHLLNQRTGEIFRDLGVERRVLDRATPPELLANHVFMSTFTGPEVARLDAYGNGPDRIGDYRAASPALMCNLPQHLLEPVLVEAVEEAGVGELRFGQEFLSLAQDEKGVTALVRDRGTGREYTVRADYLVGADGARSRVLRRLGLGLTGAQSVARAVSVWFEADLSRYAAHRPGILYVGAVPGRPPTDGRVFVSVRPWDEWVFLTFPHPDTPLDPEDHEAVRARILESIGDDSVSVRIKDVSPWDVNGTVAERYGSGRVFCVGDAVHQGPPTNGLGLNSAVADSFNLCWKLKLVLDGPAGPELLDTYHSERHPVGQQVVDRAFRSMADLLAVPEALGFAEGQSADEQRRILESLHDDTEESRARATALTAATRRMNYQVNAHGVELGYRYRDGATVPDTPEPDADRDPELYYRPTTWPGAHLPHAWLEDGRRALSTLDVVGRGSFVLLTGPGGTGWHAAARETARRTGVQVTVRSIGTPDDLRDPYGQWARAREVGPDGCVLVRPDAHVAWRAADSGRAGELPGVMARLLRIAGVEATAES from the coding sequence ATGCCGGCCTGTGACCCCGGCGGGGACGCCGCCGACGTCCGGGTGCCGGTCCTGGTCGTGGGCGGCGGCCCGGCCGGCCTCGCCGCGTCCCTCGCCCTCTCCCGGTACGGCGTCCGCCACCTCCTCGTCAACAAGCACCGCGGCACCGCGCACACGCCCCGCGCCCACCTGCTCAACCAGCGCACCGGCGAGATCTTCCGCGACCTCGGCGTCGAGCGGCGGGTCCTGGACCGGGCCACCCCGCCCGAACTCCTCGCCAACCACGTGTTCATGTCCACCTTCACCGGCCCCGAGGTCGCCCGGCTCGACGCGTACGGCAACGGACCGGACCGGATCGGGGACTACCGGGCGGCCAGCCCCGCCCTGATGTGCAACCTGCCGCAGCACCTGCTGGAACCGGTCCTCGTCGAGGCGGTCGAGGAGGCCGGCGTCGGCGAGCTCCGGTTCGGGCAGGAGTTCCTGTCCCTGGCGCAGGACGAGAAGGGCGTCACCGCGCTCGTCCGCGACCGGGGGACCGGCCGCGAGTACACCGTCCGCGCCGACTACCTCGTCGGCGCGGACGGCGCCCGCAGCCGCGTCCTGCGCCGGCTCGGCCTCGGCCTCACCGGCGCGCAGTCCGTCGCCCGGGCCGTGTCCGTCTGGTTCGAGGCCGACCTGAGCCGCTACGCCGCCCACCGGCCCGGCATCCTCTACGTCGGCGCCGTCCCCGGCCGTCCCCCGACCGACGGCCGGGTCTTCGTCAGCGTCCGCCCCTGGGACGAGTGGGTCTTCCTCACCTTCCCGCACCCCGACACGCCCCTCGACCCCGAGGACCACGAGGCGGTCCGGGCGCGGATCCTGGAGAGCATCGGCGACGACTCCGTCAGCGTCCGGATCAAGGACGTCTCGCCCTGGGACGTCAACGGCACGGTCGCCGAACGGTACGGGTCCGGGCGGGTGTTCTGCGTCGGCGACGCCGTCCACCAGGGGCCGCCCACCAACGGACTCGGCCTCAACTCGGCGGTCGCCGACTCGTTCAACCTCTGCTGGAAGCTCAAACTCGTCCTCGACGGGCCGGCCGGACCCGAGCTGCTGGACACGTACCACAGCGAACGGCACCCGGTCGGACAGCAGGTCGTCGACCGCGCCTTCCGCAGCATGGCCGACCTGCTGGCCGTCCCCGAGGCGCTGGGCTTCGCCGAGGGGCAGAGCGCGGACGAACAGCGGCGCATCCTGGAGTCGCTGCACGACGACACGGAGGAGTCCCGGGCCCGCGCGACGGCCCTGACCGCCGCCACCCGCCGGATGAACTACCAGGTCAACGCGCACGGCGTCGAACTCGGCTACCGCTACCGGGACGGCGCCACCGTCCCGGACACCCCCGAACCGGACGCCGACCGCGACCCCGAGCTCTACTACCGGCCCACCACCTGGCCCGGCGCCCACCTCCCGCACGCCTGGCTGGAGGACGGCCGGCGCGCCCTCTCCACCCTCGACGTGGTGGGGCGCGGCTCGTTCGTCCTGCTCACGGGCCCCGGCGGCACCGGCTGGCACGCCGCCGCCCGCGAGACCGCCCGCCGCACCGGCGTCCAGGTGACCGTCCGCTCCATCGGCACCCCCGACGACCTGCGCGACCCGTACGGCCAGTGGGCGCGGGCCAGGGAGGTCGGCCCGGACGGCTGCGTCCTGGTCCGCCCGGACGCGCATGTCGCCTGGCGGGCCGCCGACAGCGGCCGGGCTGGGGAGCTGCCCGGGGTCATGGCACGGCTGCTCCGCATCGCGGGAGTGGAGGCGACCGCCGAAAGCTGA
- a CDS encoding medium chain dehydrogenase/reductase family protein: MNAAAMVEVVLPGKVEPEGLEVRHRAVPTPGPGRIVVRVEATGVSFAEQQMRRGRYYDQPPFPFVPGYDMVGAVSAVGDGVDAGLVGTRVAALLKVGGWASHVVLDAADAVPVPDGIGAAEAETVVINGITAWQMLHRKARVRTGQTVLVHGANGGVGSVLVQLARAAGAKVIGTAAARHHDALREQGVTPIDYRTEDVPARVRALAPGGVDAVFDHVGGRGIVDSWRLLAPGGTLVSYGSASTRDDEGSKQWPVLKLLGRVWLWNALPNRRRAYFFNVWAGRALAPARFRARLRADLGEVFAALGRGEITARIAAELPLTQAAEAMRLAESGTVAGKIVLRA; encoded by the coding sequence ATGAACGCCGCAGCGATGGTCGAGGTCGTGCTGCCGGGCAAGGTCGAGCCCGAAGGGCTGGAGGTGCGCCACCGCGCCGTCCCGACCCCCGGCCCGGGCCGGATCGTGGTCCGCGTGGAGGCCACCGGCGTCTCCTTCGCCGAACAGCAGATGCGCCGCGGCCGCTACTACGACCAGCCGCCCTTCCCCTTCGTCCCCGGCTACGACATGGTCGGCGCCGTGTCGGCGGTCGGCGACGGAGTCGACGCCGGCCTCGTCGGCACCCGGGTGGCCGCACTGCTGAAGGTGGGCGGCTGGGCCAGCCACGTCGTCCTCGACGCCGCCGACGCGGTGCCGGTCCCGGACGGGATCGGCGCGGCGGAGGCCGAGACCGTGGTGATCAACGGCATCACGGCCTGGCAGATGCTGCACCGCAAGGCCCGTGTCCGGACCGGGCAGACCGTCCTGGTGCACGGCGCCAACGGGGGAGTCGGTTCGGTCCTGGTCCAGCTCGCCCGGGCGGCGGGGGCGAAGGTGATCGGCACGGCGGCCGCGCGCCACCACGACGCGCTGCGGGAACAAGGCGTGACCCCGATCGACTACCGCACCGAGGACGTCCCCGCCCGCGTCCGCGCCCTCGCCCCGGGCGGCGTGGACGCCGTCTTCGACCACGTCGGCGGTCGCGGCATCGTCGACTCCTGGCGCCTGCTCGCGCCCGGCGGCACCCTCGTCTCCTACGGCAGCGCCTCCACCCGCGACGACGAGGGCTCCAAGCAGTGGCCGGTCCTCAAGCTGCTCGGCCGGGTCTGGCTCTGGAACGCCCTGCCCAACCGCCGCCGCGCCTACTTCTTCAACGTCTGGGCCGGCCGCGCCCTCGCCCCCGCCCGCTTCCGGGCCCGCCTGCGCGCCGACCTCGGCGAGGTCTTCGCGGCGCTGGGACGGGGCGAGATCACCGCCCGGATCGCCGCCGAGCTGCCCCTCACCCAGGCGGCCGAGGCGATGCGGCTGGCCGAGTCCGGCACCGTCGCCGGAAAGATCGTCCTGCGCGCCTGA
- a CDS encoding EstA family serine hydrolase — protein MPVTGGIDVRGTVAQGYEEVRDEFAAVLAREPDGLDAQLAVHRRGHRVVDLWGGPEASGDSLFGLYSSAKGAAHLIVAMLVQDGVLDLDRTVAHYWPEFAAGGKGSVTLRQLLAHQAGVVGVDGGLTLAELADDRLLAARLAAQEPYWTPGTAYGYHGFVIGALTGEVVRRVTGRSIQELYEEWVRVPFGLDFHLGLPEALEPRYLPVQPVRRTPDQHEAPAPAPGSVVAVAFNLDADPPTDLVDFANSRAVRALGPASTGGVGSARGLAAMYAAAIGVLDGRPPLLRPDTVAEFARLHTPGVDLVTGERDHFGLGFEAQGRRYPFLGPDAFGHSGAVGAQSFADPGSGIAYAYTRRRFAFGGGGGAPENHRLGASVLRAAAATD, from the coding sequence ATGCCGGTGACCGGTGGGATCGACGTACGGGGAACGGTCGCGCAAGGTTACGAGGAGGTCCGGGACGAGTTCGCCGCCGTCCTGGCCCGCGAACCCGACGGGCTCGACGCCCAGTTGGCCGTCCACCGGCGGGGACACCGTGTCGTCGACCTGTGGGGCGGGCCGGAGGCGTCGGGGGACTCACTGTTCGGCCTGTACTCCTCGGCCAAGGGCGCGGCCCACCTGATCGTCGCCATGCTGGTGCAGGACGGTGTCCTGGACCTCGACCGCACGGTCGCCCACTACTGGCCCGAATTCGCCGCCGGCGGCAAGGGGTCCGTCACCCTGCGCCAGCTCCTCGCCCACCAGGCCGGGGTCGTCGGCGTGGACGGTGGCCTCACTCTCGCCGAACTGGCCGACGACCGGTTGCTCGCCGCGCGGCTGGCGGCCCAGGAACCGTACTGGACGCCCGGTACGGCCTACGGCTACCACGGCTTTGTGATCGGCGCGCTCACCGGCGAGGTGGTGCGCCGGGTCACCGGACGGTCGATCCAGGAGCTCTACGAAGAGTGGGTGCGCGTCCCGTTCGGGCTGGACTTCCACTTGGGCCTGCCCGAAGCCCTGGAGCCGCGCTACCTGCCGGTCCAGCCGGTGCGCCGCACCCCGGACCAGCACGAGGCGCCGGCACCCGCGCCCGGGAGCGTCGTCGCCGTCGCGTTCAACCTCGACGCCGATCCTCCGACGGACCTGGTGGACTTCGCCAACTCCCGCGCCGTGCGGGCGCTGGGCCCGGCCTCCACCGGTGGCGTGGGCTCGGCCCGCGGACTGGCGGCGATGTACGCGGCGGCCATCGGCGTCCTGGACGGCCGTCCGCCGCTCCTGCGGCCGGACACCGTCGCCGAGTTCGCCCGGTTGCACACGCCCGGCGTCGACCTGGTGACGGGGGAACGCGATCACTTCGGGCTCGGCTTCGAGGCGCAGGGCCGCCGGTACCCGTTCCTCGGGCCGGACGCCTTCGGGCACAGCGGCGCCGTGGGCGCCCAGTCCTTCGCCGACCCCGGCAGCGGCATCGCGTACGCCTACACCCGTCGGCGCTTCGCCTTCGGGGGCGGTGGAGGGGCGCCGGAGAACCACCGGCTCGGGGCGAGCGTCCTGCGGGCCGCGGCCGCGACGGACTGA
- the ubiG gene encoding bifunctional 2-polyprenyl-6-hydroxyphenol methylase/3-demethylubiquinol 3-O-methyltransferase UbiG has protein sequence MKDAPVKVNNAVYDRPDSWWRDDRPFATLQEFTPARFAYFHDVLTRRLRMDLDGLNVLDIGCGGGLLAEEFTRAGCRVTGIDPSQPSLDAAAAHAKEQGLDITYRQGTAEELPFPDGSFDLVYCCDTLEHVTDVDRAVAEASRVLRPGGHYLYDTINRTFASWLVMVKMAQDWPSVSWAEKDLHVWRQFIKPDELYRVFGRHGLRNKGQVGFSSSRGRLEVLRLLRRRARGHISYGELGREFRLGTSTDISVIYAGYARKAGGSTDAGL, from the coding sequence GTGAAGGACGCACCCGTCAAGGTCAACAACGCGGTCTACGACCGCCCGGACTCCTGGTGGCGCGACGACCGCCCGTTCGCCACCCTCCAGGAGTTCACCCCCGCCCGCTTCGCCTACTTCCACGACGTCCTCACCCGTCGGCTGCGGATGGACCTCGACGGGCTGAACGTCCTCGACATCGGCTGCGGCGGCGGCCTGCTCGCCGAGGAGTTCACCCGGGCCGGCTGTCGCGTCACCGGCATCGACCCGTCCCAGCCGTCCCTGGACGCCGCGGCCGCACACGCGAAGGAACAGGGCCTGGACATCACCTACCGGCAGGGCACGGCCGAGGAACTGCCGTTCCCCGACGGAAGTTTCGACCTCGTCTACTGCTGCGACACCCTGGAGCACGTCACCGACGTCGACCGCGCGGTCGCCGAGGCGTCCCGGGTGCTGCGGCCCGGCGGCCACTACCTCTACGACACCATCAACCGGACCTTCGCCTCCTGGCTGGTCATGGTGAAGATGGCGCAGGACTGGCCGTCCGTCAGCTGGGCCGAGAAGGACCTGCACGTCTGGCGGCAGTTCATCAAGCCCGACGAGCTCTACCGGGTCTTCGGCCGGCACGGCCTGCGCAACAAGGGCCAGGTCGGCTTCTCCTCCAGCCGCGGCCGGCTGGAGGTGCTGCGGCTGCTCCGCCGCCGGGCGCGCGGCCACATCTCGTACGGCGAACTCGGCCGCGAGTTCCGGCTCGGCACCAGCACCGACATCTCCGTCATCTACGCCGGGTACGCCCGCAAGGCCGGGGGGAGCACGGATGCCGGCCTGTGA
- a CDS encoding phosphatase PAP2 family protein, protein MPYVRHWLRNSVLLFAAAIVLGMTAAHTSLIQPHDLDLDRTIQTNTRTGWLNDVMEGVSYLASPVAGVIILALWTGWLLIAQRRPIQAVATFLVVAVGWNSTQIAKALVARDRPPRQFSLDPEIGSNSFPSGHTAFTVAVAVAVYFLFRESRHRRTVAVCGVLAVLLVAFSRMYIGAHYPTDTFGSVLVAGSAIFFVTGIWHVWILPRVDRLPLLGRFGLEQERAEMEAREAGHAAVPGPGGPRRPGRHRRHAAR, encoded by the coding sequence ATGCCCTACGTGCGCCACTGGTTGCGCAATTCCGTCCTGTTGTTCGCGGCAGCGATCGTGCTCGGCATGACCGCCGCGCACACCTCGCTGATCCAGCCGCACGACCTGGACCTGGACCGGACCATCCAGACGAACACCCGCACCGGCTGGCTGAACGACGTGATGGAAGGCGTGAGCTACCTCGCCTCGCCCGTCGCGGGCGTGATCATCCTCGCGCTCTGGACCGGCTGGCTGCTGATCGCCCAGCGGCGGCCGATCCAGGCCGTCGCCACGTTCCTCGTGGTGGCGGTCGGCTGGAACAGCACCCAGATCGCCAAGGCCCTTGTCGCCCGCGACCGGCCGCCGCGGCAGTTCTCCCTCGACCCGGAGATCGGCTCCAACAGCTTCCCCAGCGGCCACACGGCCTTCACCGTCGCGGTGGCCGTCGCCGTGTACTTCCTCTTCCGCGAGTCCCGCCACCGCCGCACCGTCGCGGTCTGCGGCGTCCTCGCGGTGCTGCTGGTCGCCTTCTCGCGCATGTACATCGGCGCCCACTACCCGACCGACACCTTCGGGTCGGTCCTCGTCGCCGGTTCCGCGATCTTCTTCGTCACCGGCATCTGGCACGTCTGGATCCTCCCGCGGGTGGACCGGCTGCCGTTGCTCGGCCGCTTCGGCCTGGAGCAGGAGCGCGCCGAGATGGAGGCCCGCGAGGCCGGCCACGCCGCCGTACCGGGCCCGGGCGGCCCCCGCCGCCCCGGCCGCCACCGCAGGCACGCCGCGCGCTGA
- a CDS encoding TetR/AcrR family transcriptional regulator — MAVAGEETRRETPRERYRAQLRAEIKERAWEQIAAAGAPGLSLNAIAKQMGMSGPALYRYFAGRDELITELIRDAYRGLADALRTAAASGAGLPELGQALRAWALDDPQRYFLLFGTPVPGYHAPDDTTVIASEIMNALLDAARSADDGSPPDDRPAAATEESPLDSHLAGHRQWAGDHPAPPATLRRALHFWTRLHGVLSLELAGHFTGMGLDPAALYEHELRHLSR, encoded by the coding sequence ATGGCCGTCGCGGGCGAGGAGACCCGACGCGAGACCCCACGCGAGCGCTACCGCGCCCAGCTACGGGCCGAGATCAAGGAGCGCGCCTGGGAACAGATCGCCGCGGCGGGGGCGCCGGGACTGTCGCTGAACGCCATCGCCAAACAGATGGGCATGAGCGGCCCCGCGCTCTACCGGTACTTCGCCGGCCGGGACGAGCTGATCACCGAACTGATCCGCGACGCCTACCGCGGCCTCGCCGACGCCCTGCGCACCGCCGCCGCGTCCGGCGCCGGTCTGCCGGAGCTCGGGCAGGCGCTGCGCGCCTGGGCCCTGGACGACCCCCAGCGCTACTTCCTCCTCTTCGGCACGCCCGTCCCCGGCTACCACGCGCCCGACGACACCACCGTGATCGCCTCGGAGATCATGAACGCCCTCCTCGACGCCGCCCGGTCGGCCGATGACGGTTCCCCGCCCGACGACCGTCCCGCGGCCGCGACGGAGGAGTCCCCGCTCGACTCCCACCTCGCCGGACACCGGCAGTGGGCGGGCGACCACCCCGCACCCCCGGCCACCCTGCGCCGCGCCCTGCACTTCTGGACCCGCCTGCACGGCGTCCTCTCCCTGGAACTGGCGGGCCACTTCACCGGAATGGGACTCGACCCGGCCGCGCTCTACGAGCACGAACTGCGGCACTTGAGCCGTTAG
- a CDS encoding alpha/beta hydrolase encodes MAPQHELNALHELGDGGGRRGRTGPCTYVLVHGTHSAGAYWLPVAQELTLRGHRVVAVDLPLHGSQAFVPESYQRQDLAAMATEPSPVAALSLDDYERHVTRVVRRAAAHSPVVLVGHSLGGATVSRVSDAVPEMLHHICYVAAFCPSPALPSPDACTAAPENADALIPLGQIIGDPDRLGVMRLNPRSPDPGYLEALREMMCAGYPDNVFRQRLGSMQTDESTTAYAGRAVGRTETWGRLPRTYLRFGKDRTIATKLQDRMIAEADARTPRNRFHVHDFPAAPHIGPLDPAPVVDALAALAP; translated from the coding sequence ATGGCACCTCAGCATGAGTTGAACGCATTGCACGAGTTGGGCGACGGCGGTGGCAGGCGGGGCCGGACCGGGCCGTGCACCTATGTACTCGTCCACGGCACACACAGCGCGGGAGCGTACTGGCTGCCCGTCGCGCAGGAGTTGACCCTGCGCGGCCACCGCGTCGTCGCCGTCGATCTCCCCCTGCACGGCTCGCAGGCCTTTGTGCCGGAGTCGTACCAGCGCCAGGACCTCGCCGCCATGGCCACCGAGCCCTCACCGGTCGCGGCGCTGAGCCTGGACGACTACGAGCGGCATGTCACGCGCGTCGTGCGCCGGGCGGCCGCACACAGCCCCGTCGTCCTGGTCGGCCACAGTCTGGGGGGCGCCACGGTCAGCCGCGTGAGCGACGCCGTGCCCGAAATGCTCCACCACATCTGCTACGTGGCGGCCTTCTGCCCCAGCCCCGCCCTGCCGAGCCCCGACGCCTGCACGGCGGCCCCGGAGAACGCGGACGCGCTCATCCCGCTCGGCCAGATCATTGGCGACCCCGACCGGCTCGGCGTCATGCGCCTCAACCCCCGGTCGCCGGACCCGGGTTACCTTGAGGCGCTGCGGGAGATGATGTGCGCGGGCTATCCGGACAACGTGTTCCGGCAGCGCCTGGGCAGCATGCAGACGGACGAGTCGACCACGGCCTACGCGGGCCGGGCCGTGGGCCGGACGGAGACCTGGGGGCGCCTGCCGCGCACCTATCTCCGCTTCGGCAAGGACCGGACGATCGCCACGAAGCTCCAGGACCGGATGATCGCGGAGGCGGATGCGCGCACGCCCCGCAACCGCTTCCATGTCCACGACTTCCCGGCCGCGCCCCACATCGGCCCGCTCGACCCCGCACCGGTGGTGGACGCGCTGGCGGCGCTCGCCCCGTAG
- a CDS encoding ATP-binding protein codes for MGQAAEDEGRRAVAGAAPAVAAAFEADAEIGQARDLARSFLMDAQAVHGLPVSERAMGMVLLVVSELVTNARKYAPGPCLLSLELGDGAVEVTVWDSDPGLPSVGAPDAGRIGQHGLEIVMAVCRSFAMHREPVGKRITAAVVLADDRAATRPAEVLAASMMSAPGASVWPRPPSPVAR; via the coding sequence ATGGGGCAGGCAGCAGAGGATGAGGGTCGGCGTGCGGTGGCCGGCGCGGCGCCGGCGGTGGCTGCCGCGTTCGAGGCGGACGCCGAGATCGGTCAAGCCCGTGACCTGGCCCGTTCCTTCCTGATGGACGCGCAGGCGGTGCACGGGCTGCCGGTGTCCGAGCGGGCGATGGGCATGGTGCTGCTGGTGGTGAGCGAGCTGGTGACCAACGCGCGCAAATACGCTCCGGGGCCGTGCTTGCTGTCGCTGGAGCTCGGCGACGGTGCCGTCGAGGTGACCGTGTGGGACAGCGACCCGGGACTTCCGTCGGTGGGGGCTCCGGACGCGGGGCGGATCGGTCAGCATGGTCTGGAGATCGTCATGGCGGTCTGCCGGAGCTTCGCGATGCACCGCGAACCCGTGGGCAAGCGCATCACGGCCGCCGTCGTGCTGGCCGACGACCGGGCGGCGACCCGGCCGGCCGAGGTGTTGGCGGCCTCGATGATGTCTGCTCCAGGCGCGTCTGTGTGGCCCAGGCCGCCGAGTCCGGTCGCACGGTGA